The Peribacillus simplex genome contains a region encoding:
- a CDS encoding GAF domain-containing protein, which produces MFNVEMYQGKKEKNYELVQKQLLALIEDETNRIANLSNAAALLNLFLDEINWVGFYLYEDGQLILGPFQGLPACVRIPMGKGVCGTSAATEKTLRVEDVHQFPGHIACDAASRSEIVIPLMKDGKLLGVLDIDSPITDRFDEMDQQGLEKFAEILSNHL; this is translated from the coding sequence TTGTTTAATGTCGAAATGTATCAAGGAAAAAAAGAAAAAAACTATGAACTGGTCCAAAAACAACTACTTGCCTTAATCGAAGATGAAACGAACCGGATAGCCAATTTAAGCAATGCGGCAGCTTTACTTAATCTGTTTCTCGATGAGATTAACTGGGTAGGCTTTTATTTATATGAAGATGGCCAATTAATTCTAGGACCCTTTCAAGGTCTTCCAGCCTGTGTCCGCATTCCAATGGGCAAGGGCGTATGCGGGACTTCAGCGGCAACTGAAAAAACCCTGCGCGTAGAGGATGTCCACCAATTCCCTGGACATATCGCCTGCGATGCGGCATCAAGATCTGAAATTGTCATACCGCTCATGAAGGATGGCAAATTGCTCGGTGTCCTCGATATCGACAGCCCGATAACGGACCGTTTTGACGAAATGGATCAGCAAGGACTGGAGAAGTTCGCTGAAATCCTTTCCAATCATCTATAA
- the rpsD gene encoding 30S ribosomal protein S4 has protein sequence MARYTGPSWKLSRRLGISLTGTGKELEKRPYAPGQHGPNQRRKISEYGMQLQEKQKLRHMYGITERQFRTMFDRAGKLKGVHGENFMILLESRLDNLVYRLGLARTRRQARQLVNHGHITVDGSRVDIPSYKVSLGQTISVREKSRNFSIIKESVEATNFVPDFLTFDAEKLEGTFTRLPERSELPAEINEALIVEFYSR, from the coding sequence ATGGCTCGTTATACTGGCCCAAGCTGGAAACTATCCCGTCGTTTAGGAATTTCCCTAACAGGTACTGGTAAAGAATTAGAAAAACGCCCTTATGCTCCAGGACAACATGGTCCTAACCAACGCAGAAAAATTTCTGAATACGGAATGCAACTGCAAGAGAAACAAAAACTTCGTCACATGTATGGAATCACTGAACGTCAATTCCGTACAATGTTCGACCGCGCTGGCAAACTTAAAGGTGTTCATGGTGAAAACTTCATGATTCTTCTTGAATCACGTCTTGACAACCTTGTTTACCGTCTTGGTTTAGCTCGTACACGTCGTCAAGCACGTCAACTTGTTAACCACGGTCACATCACTGTAGACGGAAGCCGCGTAGACATTCCATCTTACAAAGTGTCTCTTGGACAAACAATCTCAGTTCGTGAAAAATCACGCAACTTCTCAATCATCAAAGAATCAGTTGAAGCAACTAACTTCGTTCCTGATTTCCTTACTTTCGATGCTGAGAAATTAGAAGGTACTTTCACTCGTTTACCAGAACGTTCTGAATTGCCTGCTGAAATTAACGAAGCTCTTATCGTTGAGTTCTACTCTCGTTAA
- the tyrS gene encoding tyrosine--tRNA ligase, which yields MELLKDLEWRGIIYQQTDEEGFKDLLEKEKISLYCGVDPTADSMHIGHLLPFLTLRRFQQHGHRPLVLVGGATGLIGDPSGKKEERQLQTLEKVLYNADCIKGQLSHIFEFDGENGAVMVNNYDWIGKIDMVTFLRDYGKYIGINYMLAKDTVASRLDTGISFTEFAYTILQGIDFGHLYSNYDCKLQIGGSDQWGNITTGLEMIRKSNDENAKAFGMTIPLVTKADGTKFGKTEGGAIWLDPEKTTPYEFYQFWINTADADVVKYLKFFTFLSRETIEELEQSVQSEPHLRKAQKALGEEMTRLIHGQEALDQAIKISAALFSGEVKNLSAAEIKLGFKDVPSFERESKEDIGLVDLIVEAKISPSKRQAREDIQNGAISINGEKVTDLQYVVTEASKIEGEFILVRRGKKKYTLVK from the coding sequence ATGGAATTGCTTAAAGACCTCGAGTGGAGAGGGATTATTTATCAACAAACGGATGAAGAGGGTTTTAAGGACCTTTTAGAAAAAGAGAAAATTTCTTTATACTGTGGTGTCGATCCAACTGCGGATAGTATGCACATCGGGCATTTATTGCCATTCTTGACATTGCGCCGTTTCCAGCAGCACGGTCATCGTCCGCTTGTGCTAGTAGGCGGTGCGACTGGACTTATTGGTGATCCAAGCGGTAAAAAAGAGGAACGCCAGCTGCAAACACTGGAAAAAGTGCTTTATAATGCAGACTGCATAAAAGGGCAGCTATCCCATATCTTTGAATTCGACGGTGAAAATGGTGCGGTCATGGTCAATAACTATGACTGGATAGGTAAAATCGATATGGTTACATTCTTGCGTGATTACGGGAAATACATCGGCATTAACTACATGCTGGCAAAAGATACGGTTGCTTCCCGCCTGGATACGGGAATTTCCTTTACTGAATTTGCGTACACGATCTTACAAGGGATTGATTTCGGTCATTTATACAGCAATTACGACTGTAAATTGCAAATTGGCGGCAGTGATCAATGGGGCAACATTACGACCGGTCTTGAAATGATCAGGAAATCCAATGATGAGAATGCTAAAGCATTCGGTATGACGATCCCGCTCGTAACGAAAGCGGATGGAACGAAATTCGGTAAAACGGAAGGCGGAGCGATTTGGCTTGACCCGGAAAAGACGACTCCGTATGAATTTTACCAATTCTGGATCAATACAGCCGATGCTGATGTTGTGAAATACCTGAAATTCTTCACATTCCTATCTCGTGAGACGATTGAAGAGTTAGAGCAATCCGTACAGTCCGAACCGCATTTGCGTAAAGCGCAAAAAGCTTTAGGGGAAGAAATGACCCGTTTGATTCATGGTCAGGAAGCTCTTGACCAAGCAATCAAAATCTCTGCCGCCCTATTCAGCGGTGAGGTGAAGAATTTAAGTGCAGCGGAAATCAAATTGGGCTTTAAGGATGTCCCAAGCTTCGAACGTGAGAGCAAAGAAGATATCGGTTTGGTCGATTTAATCGTTGAAGCGAAAATTTCGCCATCCAAGCGTCAAGCCCGTGAAGATATTCAGAATGGGGCAATCTCCATAAATGGGGAGAAAGTGACTGATCTGCAATATGTAGTGACGGAAGCTTCCAAGATTGAAGGGGAGTTCATCCTCGTTCGTCGCGGCAAGAAGAAATACACATTAGTGAAATGA
- a CDS encoding transglycosylase domain-containing protein — MNSNQKDRFQALWRQLTHFFQNEKTHKNARVTYQVIWNLTLILIIVGVLGFSFAGGVGAGYFAALVKDEPVRTKEDLKKDIYNYEETSEVYFADDVYLGKLKSDLEREEVSIDKVSEYLKNAVIATEDEYFYEHDGVVPKAILRAIYQEFSNASVQSGGSTLTQQLIKNQVLTNEVSFDRKAKEILLALRVEKFFEKEEILETYLNVSTLGRNSSGRNIAGVESAAEGIFGVEAKDLTLPQSAFIAGLPQSPFGYTPYTQQGKLKENQEPGINRMKTVLKRMYSNGYITKEEYDKARTYDITKDFIGKTEMPSEKYPWLTYEIEKRSIEILSVSLAKDDGYEEKDLENDDLKEQYVALADRKLRQNGYQIHTTVNKKIYDKMQEVTKNYPNYGYDKAGEPVEAGAILIENKTGKIISFVGGRDFKREQTNHATASLRSNGSTMKPLLVYGPGIELGKISPGSVSANVPISIPAGSKAWRPGNYGGGSYTGVTTAREALKNSYNIPAALFYMKIINQRPAAYLEKMGFTTVTNGDYSNLAMSLGAMDRGVTVEENVNAFGTFANSGEFVDAYMIDKIVSKDGEVIYEHKAKPVEVFSPQAAYLTLDMMRDVVNSGTAASVRNRLAFSSDWAGKTGTSQNYWDAWFVASNPNVSFGTWLGYDTPKSLQGTYNGLEYNKRNMYYWADLINAAYKVDPKLIDPDKRFEMPGGIVNRSFCGVSGLLPSSACQKAGLVKSDLFIAKYAPSRADDSFIDGQYVSVGSKRYAALPQTPGEFTSGGFMLNPDSFADIGLKYVDDPGSVIPGGEKSGNVVGAKAKLNDNGKAPDPLSITISNGKITWGLHHEGDVVGYRVYKDGKKVASINAGGSLVYKVGSGGSYYVTAVDIVGKESAASQRIESGAKKTGSKEDSAKNKDDRGKDKVANEDKKPDSKEDTVSDKDDKEKEPEKETDKDKEPAQDIDQNKENTDKENQETDKGQDTVNDKEQDTDKAEEEEEE, encoded by the coding sequence ATGAATAGTAATCAAAAAGATAGATTTCAAGCATTATGGAGGCAGTTGACCCATTTTTTTCAAAATGAAAAAACACATAAGAACGCGCGGGTTACATACCAAGTCATTTGGAATTTAACGCTGATCCTCATTATTGTCGGGGTTCTAGGATTCTCATTCGCCGGCGGCGTCGGAGCCGGCTATTTTGCTGCCCTCGTCAAAGATGAGCCGGTACGCACAAAAGAAGATTTGAAAAAAGACATATACAATTATGAAGAGACCTCTGAAGTATACTTTGCTGATGACGTATACTTGGGCAAGCTTAAGAGTGACCTTGAGCGTGAGGAAGTGTCAATCGATAAAGTTTCCGAGTATCTTAAAAATGCAGTCATCGCTACAGAGGATGAATATTTTTATGAACATGACGGGGTTGTCCCGAAAGCTATCCTGCGTGCCATTTACCAGGAATTTTCAAATGCATCCGTCCAATCGGGAGGAAGCACCTTAACACAGCAGCTCATTAAAAACCAGGTCCTCACCAACGAAGTATCATTTGACCGGAAAGCAAAAGAAATCCTTCTTGCGCTACGGGTCGAAAAGTTCTTTGAAAAGGAAGAGATTTTGGAAACCTACCTAAACGTCTCCACGTTGGGACGAAATTCTTCCGGTCGGAACATCGCTGGAGTCGAGTCGGCTGCTGAAGGTATTTTTGGCGTGGAGGCCAAAGATCTGACTCTGCCCCAATCCGCTTTTATTGCTGGATTGCCGCAAAGCCCTTTCGGTTATACACCATATACCCAGCAAGGAAAACTGAAAGAAAATCAAGAACCCGGCATCAACCGGATGAAAACCGTTTTAAAACGGATGTATAGTAACGGATACATAACAAAAGAAGAATATGATAAAGCAAGAACATACGACATAACAAAAGACTTTATCGGTAAAACGGAGATGCCATCCGAGAAATATCCATGGCTCACCTATGAAATTGAAAAACGCTCCATTGAAATCCTATCTGTCAGTCTCGCAAAAGACGATGGATATGAAGAGAAAGATTTAGAGAATGATGATTTAAAAGAACAATATGTAGCACTTGCTGATCGTAAGCTGCGTCAAAACGGCTATCAGATTCATACGACAGTCAATAAAAAGATTTATGACAAAATGCAGGAAGTGACGAAAAACTATCCGAATTACGGATACGATAAAGCGGGTGAGCCCGTTGAAGCCGGGGCCATTCTTATCGAAAATAAAACAGGAAAAATCATCAGTTTCGTAGGCGGCCGTGATTTCAAGCGGGAACAGACGAACCATGCAACCGCATCACTGCGATCAAATGGTTCAACGATGAAGCCTTTGCTCGTATATGGTCCAGGGATTGAGTTAGGAAAGATCTCACCTGGAAGCGTATCGGCCAACGTACCCATTTCCATTCCAGCAGGCAGCAAAGCGTGGCGTCCAGGAAACTATGGCGGCGGAAGCTATACGGGGGTAACGACAGCCCGTGAGGCACTGAAGAATTCCTATAATATCCCGGCAGCGCTCTTTTACATGAAAATAATCAACCAAAGGCCTGCTGCCTATTTGGAAAAAATGGGCTTTACAACTGTAACGAATGGGGATTACTCAAATCTTGCCATGTCATTGGGTGCCATGGACAGAGGTGTAACCGTTGAAGAGAACGTCAATGCATTTGGCACATTTGCCAATTCGGGGGAATTCGTCGATGCTTATATGATCGATAAAATCGTATCGAAAGATGGCGAGGTCATCTATGAACATAAAGCGAAACCAGTGGAAGTATTTTCTCCGCAAGCCGCTTACTTGACGCTTGATATGATGCGTGATGTCGTAAACAGCGGGACGGCCGCTTCGGTCAGGAACCGACTTGCTTTCTCAAGTGATTGGGCAGGTAAGACCGGAACTTCCCAAAACTATTGGGACGCTTGGTTCGTCGCAAGCAATCCAAATGTATCATTCGGTACATGGCTCGGATATGACACACCTAAATCCTTGCAAGGGACCTACAATGGTCTGGAATATAATAAACGTAATATGTATTATTGGGCAGATCTGATCAATGCCGCATACAAAGTCGATCCTAAACTCATCGACCCCGATAAGCGATTTGAAATGCCGGGCGGAATTGTCAACCGTTCCTTCTGTGGCGTTTCAGGACTGCTGCCTTCAAGTGCATGCCAAAAGGCAGGTCTTGTAAAATCAGATTTATTCATCGCCAAATATGCTCCATCCAGGGCGGATGATAGTTTCATAGATGGACAATATGTATCAGTCGGCAGCAAACGCTATGCAGCCCTTCCGCAAACGCCTGGCGAATTCACAAGCGGCGGGTTCATGTTGAATCCCGATTCCTTTGCAGATATCGGATTGAAATATGTCGATGACCCGGGATCCGTGATTCCTGGAGGCGAAAAATCAGGAAATGTCGTCGGGGCGAAAGCGAAATTGAATGATAATGGCAAAGCACCAGATCCCCTATCCATAACGATCAGTAACGGTAAGATTACATGGGGCCTGCATCATGAAGGAGATGTCGTCGGTTATCGTGTCTATAAAGACGGCAAAAAAGTCGCGAGCATCAATGCCGGCGGGAGTCTTGTTTACAAAGTCGGCTCAGGCGGTTCCTATTACGTAACGGCCGTAGACATAGTCGGTAAAGAATCAGCCGCTTCTCAACGTATTGAAAGCGGCGCTAAGAAGACAGGTTCAAAAGAAGATTCCGCAAAAAATAAAGATGATCGCGGAAAAGATAAAGTAGCTAACGAAGATAAAAAACCAGACTCAAAAGAAGATACCGTTTCAGATAAAGATGATAAAGAAAAAGAACCAGAAAAAGAAACGGATAAAGATAAAGAGCCAGCTCAAGACATAGATCAAAACAAGGAAAATACAGATAAAGAAAATCAAGAGACCGACAAAGGTCAAGACACAGTCAATGATAAAGAGCAAGATACGGATAAAGCTGAAGAAGAGGAAGAAGAATGA
- the acsA gene encoding acetate--CoA ligase: MNVKALPVVEGNFNLKNYDEIYKKFDWSETEKEFSWSETGKVNLAYEAIDRHAETYKKNKVALYYKDDTRNEKYTFKEMKDYTNQAANVFRNIANVEKGDRVFIFMPRSPELYFALLGAIKTGAVVGPLFEAFMEGAIRDRLEDSEASVIVTTPELLPRVPVDELPHLKHIFLVGENIKEEGKYHHFNKKLKEADKRFEIEWVDRNDGLILHYTSGSTGKPKGVLHVHNAMIQHYQTARWVLDLQDEDVYWCTADPGWVTGTSYGIFGPWLTGTSNVIVGGRFKPESWYKTLEDFGVTVWYSAPTAFRMLMGAGDEIVKRFDLSTLRHILSVGEPLNPEVVRWGMKVFNHRIHDTWWMTETGAQVICNYPCLEIKPGSMGKPIPGVKAAIVDDQGNELPPHRMGNLAIKKGWPSMMKTVWKNEAKYESYFMPGDWYVSGDSAYMDEDGYFWFQGRVDDVIMTAGERVGPFEVESKLVEHPAVAEAGVIGKPDPVRGEIIKAFIALRDGYDANDELIEEIRTFVKHGLAAHAAPREIEFRDKLPKTRSGKIMRRVLKAWELDLPTGDLSSMED, from the coding sequence ATGAATGTGAAAGCGTTACCAGTAGTGGAAGGTAATTTTAATTTAAAGAATTATGATGAAATATACAAGAAGTTTGACTGGTCTGAGACGGAAAAGGAATTCTCCTGGTCTGAAACCGGTAAAGTGAATCTTGCATATGAAGCAATTGACCGCCATGCCGAAACATACAAAAAGAATAAAGTGGCCCTTTATTACAAAGACGATACAAGAAATGAAAAGTATACATTCAAAGAAATGAAAGATTATACGAATCAAGCGGCCAATGTGTTCAGGAACATTGCCAATGTGGAAAAAGGTGATCGTGTTTTCATCTTCATGCCTCGCTCCCCGGAGCTTTATTTTGCATTGTTGGGTGCGATTAAAACGGGAGCGGTCGTAGGGCCGTTGTTCGAAGCCTTCATGGAAGGCGCAATAAGGGATCGTCTTGAAGATAGTGAGGCAAGTGTGATTGTGACGACACCTGAACTTTTGCCGCGCGTCCCAGTGGATGAGCTACCTCATTTAAAGCATATTTTCTTGGTGGGGGAAAATATAAAAGAAGAAGGGAAGTACCATCACTTCAATAAAAAATTAAAAGAAGCCGACAAAAGATTCGAAATTGAATGGGTGGATCGGAATGACGGCCTGATTCTTCACTATACCTCCGGTTCCACAGGAAAACCAAAAGGAGTGCTTCACGTTCATAATGCGATGATCCAGCATTATCAAACGGCAAGATGGGTCCTTGATTTGCAGGATGAGGACGTGTATTGGTGCACAGCGGACCCTGGATGGGTGACAGGGACGTCTTACGGGATTTTTGGCCCTTGGCTGACAGGGACCTCGAATGTCATTGTAGGAGGGCGGTTCAAGCCTGAATCCTGGTACAAGACCTTGGAAGACTTTGGTGTCACGGTATGGTATAGTGCCCCGACGGCCTTCAGGATGCTGATGGGCGCAGGTGACGAAATCGTTAAGCGGTTCGATTTAAGCACTCTCCGCCATATTTTAAGTGTCGGTGAACCGTTGAACCCGGAAGTGGTTCGCTGGGGAATGAAGGTGTTCAATCACCGTATCCATGATACATGGTGGATGACGGAGACCGGGGCTCAGGTCATCTGCAATTATCCTTGCCTGGAAATCAAACCGGGTTCGATGGGCAAACCGATTCCTGGGGTGAAGGCGGCAATAGTGGATGATCAAGGCAATGAGCTTCCCCCGCATAGAATGGGGAACCTTGCCATCAAGAAAGGCTGGCCTTCGATGATGAAGACCGTCTGGAAGAATGAAGCGAAATATGAATCCTACTTTATGCCAGGTGATTGGTATGTTTCCGGAGATTCCGCATATATGGATGAAGATGGTTATTTCTGGTTCCAAGGCCGTGTGGATGATGTCATCATGACGGCAGGGGAGAGAGTCGGTCCTTTCGAAGTGGAAAGCAAGTTGGTCGAGCATCCAGCCGTAGCTGAAGCGGGGGTCATCGGTAAGCCGGATCCGGTTCGGGGGGAAATTATCAAAGCGTTTATCGCCCTTCGTGACGGATACGATGCAAACGATGAGTTGATTGAGGAAATTCGTACATTTGTAAAGCATGGTCTAGCAGCACATGCGGCACCTCGTGAAATTGAATTCAGGGATAAACTTCCTAAAACAAGAAGCGGTAAAATCATGCGCCGTGTCCTGAAGGCTTGGGAACTTGATTTGCCAACTGGTGATTTATCATCGATGGAGGATTGA
- a CDS encoding GNAT family N-acetyltransferase: MEYNKTFYTKELQTLSGTLIIEGPLSGEKMSAYEFHEDLVAFRPPALQHKALIEIADLPEGRIFIARENETIVGYVTYLYPDPLERWSEIKMEDLIELGAIEVIPKYRGASVGKNLIRLSMEDDSVEDFIIITTEYYWHWDLKGTGLNIWDYRKVMEKMMSAGGLVYFATDDPEISSHPANCLMARIGKRVPPESIQKFDQLRFMNRFMY; the protein is encoded by the coding sequence ATGGAATATAATAAGACCTTTTATACTAAGGAGCTGCAGACATTAAGCGGGACGCTCATCATCGAGGGGCCGTTAAGCGGCGAAAAAATGTCCGCTTATGAGTTTCACGAAGACTTGGTCGCCTTTCGCCCGCCTGCTTTGCAGCATAAAGCGTTAATAGAGATTGCAGACTTACCTGAGGGAAGGATCTTCATCGCCCGTGAAAATGAAACGATCGTGGGTTATGTAACATACTTATATCCCGATCCCTTGGAGCGCTGGTCGGAAATTAAGATGGAGGACCTGATTGAGCTTGGTGCAATCGAGGTCATCCCTAAATACCGGGGTGCCTCCGTCGGGAAGAACCTGATCCGCCTTTCCATGGAAGACGATTCGGTTGAAGACTTCATCATCATCACCACTGAATACTATTGGCATTGGGATTTGAAAGGGACAGGTCTGAATATTTGGGACTATCGCAAGGTCATGGAAAAAATGATGAGTGCGGGTGGCTTGGTCTACTTTGCAACAGATGATCCAGAAATCAGTTCCCACCCGGCCAATTGCCTGATGGCCCGCATCGGCAAAAGAGTCCCGCCGGAATCCATCCAGAAGTTCGACCAATTGCGTTTTATGAATCGGTTTATGTATTAA
- a CDS encoding acetoin utilization AcuB family protein, with product MIVETIMNEDIITLTPTDTIHSAVMIIKEKRIRHIPIVDDSYQLVGLVSDRDIRDAAPSIFRTAEYKNDLQKPLSSIMKTEIITGHPLDFVEEIGAVFCDNNISCLPIVKGRKLVGIITGSDLLHSYVELTGVNQPGSQIEIRIPDKAGSLHDIAHIFKRRNSNILSTLVYPEKNGTDYKILVIRVQTMNPFMVVEDLKKEGYTVLWPSLPGISHE from the coding sequence ATGATTGTAGAAACAATAATGAATGAGGATATTATCACCCTCACTCCAACGGATACAATCCATAGCGCTGTCATGATCATCAAGGAGAAGCGAATTCGCCATATACCCATTGTCGATGACAGCTATCAACTTGTGGGATTAGTCAGCGACCGTGATATTCGGGATGCTGCCCCTTCTATATTCCGTACCGCAGAATACAAAAATGATTTACAAAAACCATTATCAAGCATCATGAAAACGGAAATAATCACGGGGCACCCGCTGGATTTCGTGGAAGAAATCGGGGCTGTATTTTGTGATAACAATATCAGCTGCCTTCCAATCGTAAAGGGAAGGAAGTTAGTGGGCATCATAACCGGTTCCGATTTACTTCATTCATACGTTGAGTTGACCGGAGTCAATCAGCCCGGTTCCCAAATCGAAATCAGAATCCCGGATAAGGCAGGTTCCCTTCATGATATTGCCCATATTTTCAAAAGGCGCAATTCGAATATTCTGAGCACCCTTGTTTATCCTGAAAAAAATGGAACCGATTATAAAATTCTTGTAATTCGTGTACAGACGATGAATCCATTTATGGTGGTGGAGGATTTGAAGAAAGAAGGCTATACCGTTTTATGGCCTAGCCTACCGGGGATTTCACATGAATGA